A genomic window from Populus nigra chromosome 7, ddPopNigr1.1, whole genome shotgun sequence includes:
- the LOC133699944 gene encoding zinc-finger homeodomain protein 9-like → MDITPATATATATATAPTNNNTNTTIPKSPEADTGTPTRIPQTKPLSFTNGVLKRNHPHHHHLHNHFSPPPVVITYKECLKNHAATLGGHALDGCGEFMPSPTATHTDPTSLKCAACDCHRNFHRREPEDSPPHTTAITTIEYQPHHRHHPPPPQAHPQHNRSPNSASPPPISSSYYPSAPHMLLALSGGVSGLNENVNINAPPRAGSSPRKRFRTKFSQSQKERMHQFAEKVGWKMQKRDEDLVQEFCNEVGVDRSALKVWMHNNKNSFGKKEHLNGNNDDNIRSSNLENSYSNNESNKDITNNDNNNNHHHFENDSHAAHVGTNGSSSSS, encoded by the coding sequence ATGGACATAACCCcggcaacagcaacagcaacagcaacagcaacagcccCCACCAACAATAACACTAACACCACAATTCCAAAATCCCCAGAGGCAGACACTGGAACACCAACCCGGATCCCTCAAACAAAGCCTTTGTCTTTCACCAACGGTGTCCTCAAACGCAACCAtccacaccaccaccacctccacaaTCATTTTTCACCACCACCAGTAGTCATAACCTACAAAGAATGCCTCAAGAACCACGCTGCTACCTTAGGTGGCCATGCTCTAGATGGCTGTGGAGAATTCATGCCTTCTCCGACCGCCACACACACTGATCCAACTTCTTTAAAATGTGCCGCTTGTGACTGCCATCGCAACTTTCACCGCCGTGAACCTGAAGATTCCCCCCCTCACACCACCGCTATAACAACCATAGAGTACCAACCTCACCACCGCCACCACCCACCACCGCCACAAGCGCATCCTCAGCATAATAGAAGCCCCAATTCAGCCTCTCCTCCTCCGATCTCCTCCTCTTACTACCCTTCAGCTCCACACATGCTGCTAGCACTCTCAGGGGGTGTATCGGGTCTGAATGAGAATGTGAATATAAATGCTCCTCCACGAGCTGGTTCTTCGCCGCGAAAACGATTCAGGACGAAGTTCAGCCAGAGCCAAAAAGAGAGAATGCACCAGTTTGCAGAGAAAGTTGGATGGAAGATGCAAAAAAGAGACGAAGATTTGGTTCAAGAGTTCTGCAATGAAGTTGGGGTTGATAGAAGTGCGTTGAAAGTTTGGATGCATAACAACAAGAACAGCTTTGGTAAGAAAGAACACCTTAATGGGAACAATGATGACAATATTAGGAGCAGTAATCTTGAAAACTCTTACAGCAACAATGAGAGCAACAAAGACATTACGAAcaacgacaacaacaacaaccatcACCACTTTGAGAATGATAGTCATGCTGCACATGTTGGGACTAATggttcttcttcatcttcttaa